The DNA region GGGTTCGAGCGAATTGGATCTGCACCTGATGTGCGCGGCGTTTCGAGCCTTGGAATGCCGCAAGCCGATGATCGTCGCGGCCAACACCGGCTTCTCGGCGCACATCGACGCATCGGGCCGGGTGGTCGCGCGCGGTCCACGCCGTGCGACGGGCACCATCGTGACCGAGGTCCCGCTCGACGGGCGCGCCAGCATCTATCTGGCCATCGGCGACTGGCCTGCAGGGCTGTGCCTGCTTGCTTGCGTGGGCCTGATGCTCGGCGGCTTACAAGCCCGGTATAGCGACCGGCAACGTGCTCGGGCGTTGCTCAATCAGCCCTGCTGATCAAGACGATTCTGCGGGTTGATCCTGTCGTCAGCACCCAAGAAACGGCTTGTGCGGCCGCGCATGTTTTCCAAGCCGCGCAGATTCTCGAGTTGGCGCTCTGGATAATTGACACAGCTTCTGCAGCCGACTTATACTAAACCGGTCGCTGCGCGGCTGTATCTTCCTATTGGGAAACAGTTTGGGGACTTTGCTGATGCCCCGGACCGGGATCTGCCCAGGCAGGTTCTCGATCGGCCGGTCGCGGGTTGCAGCGGTTCGCACCAGTCCAGCGTGGCAATGCCAAGCAACCACAGCGCCAAACGACGCATGGCGCGCAGTCAGCGATTATCCTGAAATAGGTCGCCCGGTGTAGAAGCTGGGCAGCTTGGAACAGACAGACAGGTCCACGTCCCGCGAGACTTCCTCTCCCGATCAAGAGGGTGGCCGCAGGGCGGTAAGGTGAGGCGCGATGAATCTTCTCGGCAAGGTCTTCGTCATTCTGATCCTGGTCATGAGCCTGATCTTCATGGCCTTCGCGGTTGGCGTATACGCCACCCATCAGAATTGGTACGTACAAGTCAAGAAGACCCAAAGCGAGCTGCAAGCGGCCAACACCGACAAGCAGCAGCTCACCCAGCAACTGGCCAACCTGACCGAGCAACTCGACAGCGAGCTGGCCGCACGCCGCGAGGCGGTCGCCAAGCTCGAGACCGAAAAGGAACAGATCCTCCAGCAGGTCCGCGGGCTGCAGCAGAAAGAGGACCAACTGGTCGAGGGCGAGCGCCGCGCCGTCGCCGCGATGGAAACCACGCAACAATCGCTGGCTGCCTTGCGCGGTGAGGTCGACGCGCTGCGGCAGTCGATCCGCCAGACGCAAACCGAAAAAGAAGAAAACTTTCAGCAAGTCGTCAAGCTGACCGACGAGTTGAACCAGGCCCAAACGGAGCTGTCACGCGTCAACGAGCGCAACCTGCAACTGACCGAGCAGACCGCGCGGATGAAGACCGTGCTCGAACTGCACGACCTCGACGAATTCGAGCCGACCGACGGCCAGCCGCCCAAGGTCGACGGCGTCGTCCTGGCCAGCAGCTCGGACGGCATGGTCGAAATCTCGCTCGGCTCGGACGACGGCATCCGCCGCGGCAATCAGCTCGAGGTGTACCGGCTCGGCCCGGACGTGAGCAAATACCTGGGACGCATCGAGGTGATCCGTACCGCGCCCGACAAGTCGGTCGCCAAGATCATCCCCGAGTTCCGCAAAGGCGTGATCGAAAAGGAAGACCGCGTTGCCACCCGACTCCGCTGAGAGCCGCATCGCGCCGGCCGCCAAGCCCCGCGTCAAGGCCAACATTTACGACGTGCTGTTGATCATCGCGTTTTTGGCGCTGTTGATCGGCTGCCTGATGTTGTACCTGGAGTGGTCCAACTACCCGTCGACGAAGTATAGCCAGCTCGACGCGCCGGCCACGTACGTCCTGGCCGCCACCCTGGGGCTATCGTCGCCGAACGCCTGACACGCGGCCGGGCAACGGGTCCGGTACGCTCGACAACCTGTGTTCCAACCCGGTCGGCAAGGATGCTCCCCGGAATCTTAGGACGATTCGCGCCCGACGTCGCGCTCGACTTGGGCACCGCCAACACCCTCTTGGGTGTACCCGGCGAAGGGATCGTCGTCGACGAGCCCTCGATCGTCGCCGTGGCCGAGACGGGCCAGGGTGTGCTTGCCCGCGGCAGCGCCGTGGGGCATCTCGCTCGTCAAATGTTCGGCCGCACGTCGACCGCCATTCAAGTCGTCCGGCCGCTGGCCGACGGCGCGATTCGCGACTATGCGTTGTGCGAATCGATGTTGCGCTGCCTGCTGGAAAAGGTGCGCCGCGGCGGCTGGTCGCTGCGCCCGCGCGTGCTGGTGGCCGTTCCCGGTTCGAGCACGCCCGTCGAAAAGCGCGCCGTCTACAGCAGCTTGCATCGCGCCGGCGCGCGCAGCGTGCTCCTGGTGCCCGAGGCCCTGGCCGCAGCGATCGGCGCCGGGCTGCCCGTGGCCGAACCGGTGGCCAGCCTGATCTGTGACATCGGTGGCGGGACGACCGAAGCGGCCGTGGTCAGTCTGGGCGACGTCGTGGCGAGCACCTCGATTCGCGTCGGCGGCGATCGCATGGACCAGGCCGTTGTCGATCATCTGCGGCGATCTTACAGCTTGCGGATCGGCCCCGCCGAGGCCGAACGGCTGCGCATCGAGATCGGCAGCGCCGCCCCTTTAATCGAAGAACTGGTCGACGAGGTTCGCGGAGTCGACGCCGTCAGTGGGTTGCCGCGCAAAGCCACGATCACCAGCGAAGAGGTCCGCCAAGCGCTCGCCGAGCCGCTCGCGCAAATCGTCGATTGCCTGCGCGCCACGCTCGACCAGACGCCGCCCGAGCTGGCCGCCGACCTGGTCGATCACGGGCTCACGCTGTGCGGCGGCGGGGCGCTGCTGCGCAACATCGATCGCTTCCTCGGCGACCAGATGGGCTTGCCCACGCGCGTCGTCGTCGAGCCGCTCACGACCGTGGTCCGCGGCGCGTTGGCCTGTCTCGAAGACCTGCCCGCCTGGCGCGGTGTGCTGGAGTCGAGCGATCATGCCGCGTGACGGGCTAGCGCGCGAGCGGCTCGTTGCGGTCGGCCTGGCGCTGGCCGCGACCGCGCTGGCGTGGCTTCCCGAGGCCTCGGTCGTACCGCTGCGCCAAGCGTGGCGCACCGCGATGCATCCCGGTTGGGTCGTCGCCGCCAACGTGCGCGAACAGACTGCGTCGCTGGCCAACCGGCTCGTCGAGCGCGGCCAAACGGCCGCACGGATCGCAGCACTCGAGGCCCAATCCTCCGCGCTCTTGCGGGAAAACCTCGAACTGCGGGCACGCATCGCCCGCGCCGCCCCAAGCGGCGCGGCCGACGATCCAGCCGCTGCATCGCTGCTGCTGCCGCGCGCGCTGCCGGCGCGCGTGCTCGGTCCCCTGGCGTGCGACTCGCTGCGACGGACGCTGCTTTGCGACGTCGGCAGCCGCGAGCTGCCGACCGCCGGCGGACTCTTGCTGACCACCGGCGCGACAAAGTGGCGCGCCACAGTCGATCAAGGAGCCTCCAGCGGTCTCTCCCCGGGCCATCTGGCCCTGGCCGGAACGGTCGTTTGGGGCCAGCTCTGCGAAGTCGGACCCGAAACGAGCGTTGCCCGTCACGTTTGCGACGCGGCCTACCGCGACGTCGTCTGGCTCGTGCCGCGCGGACGCGCGCCGGCCGCAGGCGTCGTCTCGGGCGTGTGGCAAGGCACCGGCGAGCCCGAGGCCCGAGTCGTTCAGGTCGACACCAGCGCGGCCGTCAGCGTGGGCGATGGCGTATATAGCGCCGCGCTACAAGGCGTCTGGCCCGAGCCACCGCGTTGCGGCGAAGTGACGCGCGTCGAGCGCGCGGCCGACGAACCGCATTGGCGAATCTGGGCACGGCCCGACGCGGCCTTGATCTCGACCACGGACCTCGCCGTGGTGACGTCCGCTGCGAATCCCGCGCGTCTGGCGGCCCAAGGCGGCGAACCGGGAGCGGTGCAACGATGATCGCCCTGCGTTGGCTCTTCCTGTTCGTCGGCATCTACCTGGCCGCGGTGCTCGAAGTGGCGCTGGACCGCGCCTGGTCGGTCGGCGACGTCGCGCCGAGCGTGTTTGTGCTGGTCGCCATTCTGGCCATGCAGCTCGGTCGCTTGCGCCCGGCCTGGCTCGTGGCGGGCCTGGTTGGCCTGGCGGCCGATTTGAACGCCGGGGGAATCCTTGGTGTGCGAACCGGGGGATTGATGCTCGTCGTGGCAGCGATGGAACTGCTGCCGCCCGGGCGTTGGCAGCGACATCCGATATGCCTCTGCGCGACGGTGGGCCTGGCCGCGCTGGCCGTCGACACCTGGGTCGCGCTGGCCGGCATCGTGGGACTGGCTCCGTCGCTCCCGGCGACCTGGTACGCGCCCCTGGTCAACGGTCTTTACACGGCCGGGCTCACCCTGCCTTGCACGCTGATCGCCTCGTGGATGGGCGCCGACCGGCAGCCCGCGCCGCACTTTGCCGTGCTGCGAAGTCCGCTATCCCGCTGAGTGCAAAGCCCCGTTCGCAGGCCTTATGTCCTTCCGCCTCGTACAGCACCGACTGCTCGCACCGCGCGCCGTCGCGCACGACGCGG from Pirellulales bacterium includes:
- a CDS encoding rod shape-determining protein encodes the protein MLPGILGRFAPDVALDLGTANTLLGVPGEGIVVDEPSIVAVAETGQGVLARGSAVGHLARQMFGRTSTAIQVVRPLADGAIRDYALCESMLRCLLEKVRRGGWSLRPRVLVAVPGSSTPVEKRAVYSSLHRAGARSVLLVPEALAAAIGAGLPVAEPVASLICDIGGGTTEAAVVSLGDVVASTSIRVGGDRMDQAVVDHLRRSYSLRIGPAEAERLRIEIGSAAPLIEELVDEVRGVDAVSGLPRKATITSEEVRQALAEPLAQIVDCLRATLDQTPPELAADLVDHGLTLCGGGALLRNIDRFLGDQMGLPTRVVVEPLTTVVRGALACLEDLPAWRGVLESSDHAA